The proteins below are encoded in one region of bacterium:
- a CDS encoding PIN domain-containing protein, translating into MIAVDTNVLVYAHRPDSPFHEPALAAVTALAEGRETWAIPWPCLHEFLAVVTRPRIFDPPTPLARALGQIEAWLESPSLVLLAEGRTYWTTFRAVASPAHVSGSLVHDARIAALCRAHEVHELWTADRDFSRFEGLVVRNPTASNVVREGATPYGRRRAPRSRSGRNAPAAPRRRAR; encoded by the coding sequence GTGATCGCCGTCGACACCAACGTCCTCGTCTACGCACATCGCCCCGACAGCCCGTTCCACGAACCGGCCCTCGCGGCCGTGACGGCACTCGCCGAAGGACGGGAGACCTGGGCCATCCCGTGGCCGTGCCTCCACGAGTTCCTCGCGGTCGTCACACGGCCACGCATCTTCGACCCGCCCACGCCGCTTGCGCGCGCACTGGGCCAGATCGAGGCGTGGCTCGAATCCCCGAGCCTGGTGCTGCTCGCCGAGGGCCGGACGTACTGGACGACGTTCAGGGCCGTGGCATCGCCCGCGCACGTCTCCGGCTCGCTCGTCCATGACGCCCGCATCGCCGCGCTGTGCCGGGCACACGAGGTGCACGAGCTCTGGACGGCCGATCGCGACTTCAGTCGTTTCGAGGGCCTCGTCGTCCGCAATCCCACCGCGAGCAATGTCGTTCGGGAAGGAGCCACCCCGTACGGCCGGCGGCGAGCGCCGCGCTCGCGCAGCGGGCGGAACGCACCGGCCGCACCACGTCGCCGCGCCCGCTGA
- a CDS encoding SDR family oxidoreductase, with translation MSGDLHGRAALVTGAGRRAGIGAAVARALAAAGADVVVAYHRAYDAATPWGSDAGDVDALLAAMRAHGVRAAAVEIDLADPTAPATLIERATAGVGPLRILVNNAAHWEATPLATLDAAQIDRHYAVNVRAPILLCAEFARRCAGDGRIVNLTSGQGLHAMPGELAYAATKGALDAFTTSLAAELAGRGITVNAVDPGPTDTGWMSPDVRRDLVARAPRGRVGEPDDAARLVAFLASDAARWVTGQVIRSRGGLP, from the coding sequence ATGAGTGGCGACCTCCACGGCCGTGCCGCGCTCGTCACCGGCGCCGGCCGGCGTGCCGGGATCGGGGCCGCCGTCGCGCGAGCCCTGGCGGCGGCCGGTGCCGACGTCGTCGTCGCGTACCACCGCGCATACGATGCGGCGACGCCGTGGGGATCGGACGCGGGCGACGTCGATGCACTGCTCGCCGCCATGCGCGCGCACGGGGTGCGCGCCGCCGCCGTCGAGATCGATCTCGCCGACCCGACCGCGCCCGCGACCCTGATCGAGCGCGCGACGGCCGGCGTCGGGCCGCTGCGCATCCTCGTGAACAACGCCGCACACTGGGAGGCGACGCCGCTCGCCACGCTCGACGCCGCGCAGATCGACCGCCACTACGCCGTGAACGTGCGCGCGCCGATCCTGCTCTGCGCGGAGTTCGCGCGCCGCTGCGCCGGAGACGGACGCATCGTCAACCTGACGTCGGGTCAGGGGCTGCACGCGATGCCGGGCGAGCTCGCCTACGCCGCCACGAAGGGCGCGCTCGACGCCTTCACGACGAGCCTCGCTGCCGAGCTCGCGGGACGCGGCATCACGGTCAACGCGGTCGATCCCGGTCCGACCGACACCGGGTGGATGTCGCCCGACGTGCGCCGCGATCTCGTCGCGCGGGCGCCGCGCGGGCGCGTCGGCGAGCCGGACGACGCAGCGCGCCTCGTCGCCTTCCTCGCCTCGGACGCGGCGCGATGGGTCACGGGACAGGTGATCCGCTCGCGCGGAGGGTTGCCATGA
- a CDS encoding cupin domain-containing protein has product MTRRLALLVSALVLLVASPALPGDAGGEWLLRQPDDLAWRPSDSLPPGAMVALLEGDPSKAGFFTMRVKMPDGYRVPPHSHSQQERVTVLSGTLNLGHGDTFDAKATKALGPGTYSSMPPGMAHFGWMTGEVVLQLSTMGPWTLTYVHPEDGPR; this is encoded by the coding sequence ATGACTCGACGTCTCGCGCTGCTGGTGTCCGCGCTCGTCCTGCTCGTCGCGTCGCCCGCGCTGCCGGGGGACGCAGGCGGCGAGTGGCTCCTGCGTCAGCCCGACGACCTCGCGTGGCGACCGTCCGACTCGCTGCCGCCCGGCGCGATGGTCGCGCTGCTCGAGGGCGATCCGTCGAAGGCGGGCTTCTTCACGATGCGGGTGAAGATGCCCGACGGCTACCGCGTGCCGCCGCACTCCCACTCGCAGCAGGAGCGCGTGACCGTCCTCTCGGGCACCCTGAACCTCGGCCACGGCGACACCTTCGACGCGAAGGCGACGAAGGCACTCGGTCCCGGCACGTACAGCTCGATGCCACCCGGCATGGCGCACTTCGGCTGGATGACGGGCGAGGTCGTGCTACAGCTCAGCACGATGGGCCCGTGGACGCTGACATACGTGCATCCGGAGGACGGCCCGCGGTAG
- a CDS encoding electron transfer flavoprotein subunit beta/FixA family protein, with protein sequence MKILVTVKRVPDPESNLKIDASGTGFATDNIKWVVNPFDEIAIEEALRIKEKNAGSEVVLVSIGPKTAQEQLRTGLAMGADRAILVVSDENLEPLAVARVVQKLAETEKPELILMGKQAVDYDNNCAGQMLAELLGWPQATYASAVEISGTNATVTREVDGGLEKLSFALPAVVTTDLRLNEPRYASLPGIMKARKKELKEIPVADVGVDVKPKARIVKLETPPKRAAGRKVGSVEELVKVLHDEAKVI encoded by the coding sequence GTGAAGATTCTCGTCACCGTGAAGCGCGTCCCCGATCCGGAGAGCAATCTCAAGATCGACGCGTCCGGCACCGGCTTCGCCACCGACAACATCAAGTGGGTCGTGAACCCCTTCGATGAGATCGCCATCGAGGAGGCGCTCCGCATCAAGGAGAAGAACGCCGGCAGCGAGGTGGTCCTGGTCAGCATCGGCCCGAAGACGGCCCAGGAGCAGCTCCGTACCGGCCTCGCCATGGGCGCCGACCGCGCCATCCTGGTGGTGAGCGACGAGAACCTCGAGCCCCTCGCGGTCGCCCGCGTGGTCCAGAAGCTGGCCGAGACCGAGAAGCCCGAGCTGATCCTCATGGGCAAGCAGGCGGTCGACTACGACAACAACTGCGCCGGCCAGATGCTCGCCGAGCTGCTCGGCTGGCCCCAGGCGACCTACGCCTCGGCGGTCGAGATCAGCGGCACGAACGCCACCGTCACCCGCGAGGTCGACGGCGGTCTCGAGAAGCTCTCCTTCGCGCTGCCCGCGGTCGTCACCACCGATCTCCGCCTCAACGAGCCGCGCTACGCCTCGCTCCCGGGCATCATGAAGGCCCGCAAGAAGGAGCTGAAGGAGATCCCGGTGGCCGACGTCGGCGTCGACGTGAAGCCGAAGGCCAGGATCGTCAAGCTCGAGACCCCGCCGAAGCGCGCCGCGGGTCGCAAGGTGGGCTCGGTGGAAGAGCTGGTGAAGGTCCTCCACGACGAAGCCAAGGTCATCTGA
- a CDS encoding electron transfer flavoprotein subunit alpha/FixB family protein, giving the protein MSNVLVFAEHLHGKFPKTTLIGVAAAKELASKSGGKAIGVVLGKGVDALAAELAGYGIDVVAIDGDAFEHYVADAHTAAIAEAAKAKGAAAVVATATAVGKDLLPRLAARLDAAMVSDISHIVDAKTFVRPMWAGNLFATVETDAAVTVVSVRGTAFDPAPKEGSGSVEKLAAGAGDQKTKFVEFAETKSDRPVLTEAAIVCSGGRGLKNGENFTTVLEPLCDALGAAMGASRAAVDAGFVPNDLQVGQTGKVVAPKLYIAVGISGAIQHLAGMKDSKVIVAINKDEEAPIFQVADYGLVADLFKAVPELTEEVKKLKAS; this is encoded by the coding sequence ATGAGCAACGTTCTCGTCTTCGCAGAGCATCTCCACGGCAAGTTCCCCAAGACCACGCTGATCGGCGTCGCCGCCGCCAAGGAGCTGGCCTCCAAGTCGGGCGGCAAGGCGATCGGCGTCGTCCTCGGCAAGGGCGTCGACGCGCTCGCCGCCGAGCTCGCGGGCTACGGCATCGACGTGGTCGCGATCGACGGCGACGCCTTCGAGCACTACGTCGCCGACGCGCACACCGCCGCGATCGCCGAGGCGGCCAAGGCCAAGGGCGCAGCCGCCGTCGTCGCCACCGCCACCGCGGTCGGTAAGGACCTCCTGCCCCGCCTCGCCGCCCGCCTCGACGCGGCGATGGTGTCGGACATCAGCCACATCGTCGACGCCAAGACGTTCGTGCGGCCGATGTGGGCCGGCAACCTCTTCGCCACCGTCGAGACCGACGCCGCGGTGACCGTCGTCTCCGTCCGCGGCACCGCGTTCGACCCGGCGCCCAAGGAGGGCAGCGGCAGCGTCGAGAAGCTCGCCGCCGGCGCCGGCGACCAGAAGACCAAGTTCGTCGAGTTCGCCGAGACCAAGTCCGACCGCCCCGTGCTCACCGAGGCGGCGATCGTGTGCTCGGGCGGCCGCGGCCTCAAGAACGGCGAGAACTTCACCACCGTCCTCGAGCCGCTCTGCGACGCCCTCGGCGCCGCCATGGGCGCCAGCCGCGCCGCCGTCGACGCCGGCTTCGTGCCGAACGACCTCCAGGTCGGCCAGACCGGCAAGGTCGTCGCGCCGAAGCTCTACATCGCCGTCGGCATCTCCGGCGCCATCCAGCACCTCGCCGGCATGAAGGACTCGAAGGTCATCGTCGCCATCAACAAGGACGAGGAGGCGCCGATCTTCCAGGTCGCCGACTACGGCCTCGTGGCCGACCTCTTCAAGGCGGTCCCCGAGCTGACCGAGGAAGTGAAGAAGCTGAAGGCGTCATGA
- a CDS encoding DNA-3-methyladenine glycosylase, with protein sequence MTRRRPPAGDSEIDAALDERAPARSFFLQPTLRVARALLGMVLVHDAPEGRTAGRIVEVEAYRGPGDRAAHTWNGRRTPRNEVMWGAPGHAYVYFVYGMHWCVNVTTQEAGVPEAVLIRALEPLVGLDRMRARRGLPATAPDWRLCRGPGALCQALGIGRTQNGADLRAGPLRLLDGTPVPARAVARTPRIGVGYAGAHAVLPWRFALRESRAVSGPRLAAAATQRRRRADAVAARRTSR encoded by the coding sequence ATGACGCGCCGTCGCCCGCCGGCGGGCGATTCCGAGATCGACGCAGCACTGGACGAGCGGGCCCCGGCCCGCTCGTTCTTTTTGCAGCCCACGCTGCGCGTGGCCCGCGCCCTCCTCGGCATGGTGCTGGTCCACGACGCGCCCGAGGGCCGCACCGCCGGGCGCATCGTCGAGGTCGAGGCCTACCGCGGGCCCGGCGACCGCGCCGCGCACACCTGGAACGGCCGCCGCACGCCGCGCAACGAGGTGATGTGGGGCGCGCCGGGGCACGCGTACGTCTACTTCGTCTACGGGATGCACTGGTGCGTGAACGTGACCACGCAGGAGGCCGGCGTTCCGGAGGCGGTGCTGATCCGGGCGCTGGAGCCGCTCGTCGGCCTCGACCGCATGCGGGCGCGGCGCGGGCTGCCGGCGACGGCCCCCGACTGGCGGCTCTGTCGCGGGCCGGGGGCACTGTGCCAGGCGCTCGGCATCGGGCGCACGCAGAACGGTGCCGACCTCCGCGCGGGGCCATTGCGGCTGCTGGACGGAACCCCGGTCCCCGCCCGTGCCGTCGCGCGCACGCCGCGCATCGGGGTGGGCTACGCCGGCGCGCATGCCGTCCTGCCCTGGCGGTTCGCCCTGCGCGAGAGCCGCGCGGTCTCGGGACCGCGGCTGGCGGCCGCAGCCACGCAGCGACGACGCCGCGCCGACGCGGTAGCGGCGCGACGCACATCCCGGTAG
- a CDS encoding PQQ-binding-like beta-propeller repeat protein: protein MRRGRSLPTIVLSIALASPAAAWITNLGACGSPVAIVAALDGDPIVVCNRRAGIRVARVARCAGTVEWTRRLPGATFAVLPMKDGSPVVVAIEAPKKDSAPYRIALRRIDQSDGRQRWRWRSRRLSPVAYGADRAEYYVRRPGYATPLPDGDVVVVLPSIVVVRVDGATGRERWNREMPGLGAPQAIAATTDGTVVFKQGPGPFGDLRAVSAEDGAVRWTRDRSAISEDIDTLATAPEGDVYAAGTDDLEDSPTHVFVARLAGDGAERWRIRPFPPLTAPSPPIRSSLGPSGTLAIWGTTSGPIGVQTGGALAVLEPSGRRRWRTTVRLDDGASTRLDSVDIRPDGDVVLVADSSYAPRRMLIERLEPTFGFARLRIEQPGRADAVLADRGEQLIAARRTGKALHLVARGPLPPGCP, encoded by the coding sequence GTGCGACGCGGCCGTTCCCTCCCCACGATCGTGCTCTCGATCGCGCTCGCCTCGCCCGCGGCGGCGTGGATCACGAACCTCGGCGCCTGCGGCAGCCCGGTCGCCATCGTCGCGGCGCTCGACGGCGATCCCATCGTCGTCTGCAACCGCCGGGCCGGCATCCGCGTCGCCCGCGTCGCCCGCTGCGCCGGAACGGTCGAGTGGACGCGGCGCCTGCCCGGCGCGACGTTCGCGGTGCTCCCGATGAAGGACGGCTCGCCCGTGGTCGTGGCGATCGAGGCGCCGAAGAAGGATTCGGCGCCCTACCGGATAGCACTCCGACGAATCGACCAGAGCGACGGCCGGCAGCGCTGGCGGTGGCGATCGCGACGCCTCAGCCCCGTCGCCTATGGCGCCGACCGGGCCGAGTACTACGTCCGCCGTCCGGGCTACGCCACGCCGCTGCCCGACGGCGACGTGGTGGTGGTGCTGCCGTCCATCGTCGTCGTCCGCGTCGACGGCGCCACGGGACGCGAGCGCTGGAATCGGGAGATGCCGGGCCTCGGAGCGCCGCAGGCCATCGCGGCGACCACGGACGGCACGGTCGTCTTCAAGCAGGGTCCCGGACCCTTCGGCGACCTCCGCGCCGTGAGCGCCGAGGACGGGGCGGTCAGGTGGACGCGCGACCGCAGCGCGATCTCGGAGGACATCGACACGCTCGCGACCGCGCCGGAAGGCGACGTCTACGCGGCCGGGACCGACGACCTCGAGGACAGCCCCACGCACGTCTTCGTCGCCCGGCTCGCCGGCGACGGGGCCGAGCGATGGCGCATCCGCCCGTTCCCGCCGCTCACGGCGCCGTCGCCGCCCATCCGATCGAGCCTCGGGCCGAGCGGCACCCTCGCGATCTGGGGAACGACGAGCGGGCCGATCGGCGTGCAGACCGGCGGCGCCTTGGCGGTCCTGGAACCGTCCGGGAGGCGACGTTGGCGAACGACGGTGCGGCTCGACGACGGCGCCAGTACGCGGCTCGACTCGGTCGACATCCGACCCGACGGCGACGTCGTGCTGGTCGCCGACAGCTCGTACGCGCCGAGGCGAATGCTGATCGAACGCCTCGAGCCGACGTTCGGCTTCGCTCGCCTGCGCATCGAGCAGCCGGGGCGCGCCGACGCCGTGCTCGCCGACCGCGGCGAGCAGCTGATCGCCGCACGACGCACGGGTAAGGCACTGCATCTCGTCGCCCGCGGTCCACTGCCGCCGGGCTGTCCGTAG
- a CDS encoding (Fe-S)-binding protein → MLSAIAFSIVLLAGVGLFIYQLWGRFNLLRAARGPWKIDFLPERVQAVLVYAFGQKKFIRPAVGIVQERTAGWIHFFVFWGFTILGVQVTTMFARAYAPDFHLFPFVPWLLGKPYALVRDLFEVTVFVCILALFARWLITRPKRLFGFEPAESRHAHHSHWEAYLILGCIGMITSGGLVYDGGRIVMEHGTEAVAATYWYEPFSYATSRLLLSLGGVGFAEHASNVAWWLHNLAVLVMLNFLPLAKHFHVITSLPNVFFKKMEPIGQLSKQDLENATTFGTSHIDQFTWKQVLDMFSCTECGRCSSQCPATATGKPLAPRQLLLNLRDYLYENQSEIVAKRVDVTPGPDGELPEVGRNLIAPIDDPNHVIADETLWACNTCRACEESCPVMIEYVDKIVDMRRHLVQEESRFPTELTRVFKSMETQSNPWGIGAEKRFDWADGLDIPTMAEKPNPEYLYYVGCAGAFDDRNKKTTQAFARILTKAGVDFACLGPEEPCNGDSARRLGNEYLYQAMAQMCVETFKGYEVKKIIVNCPHCFNTIKNELPQFEGHYEVIHAAELIQQLVASGKLQLTGDGNGKRTTYHDSCYYGRFNDVYDEPREVLERAGAKVEEIPHKHHQFGMCCGAGGGRMWLEEDADKRVNLKRTDQALENDPEVIAVSCPFCMTMLSDGIKAKDLEEKVQTLDVMEIVERSLR, encoded by the coding sequence ATGCTCAGCGCCATCGCCTTCTCGATCGTGCTCCTCGCTGGGGTCGGTCTGTTCATCTACCAGCTCTGGGGCCGCTTCAACCTGCTGCGCGCGGCGCGTGGGCCCTGGAAGATCGATTTCCTGCCCGAGCGGGTCCAGGCCGTGCTCGTCTACGCGTTCGGTCAGAAGAAGTTCATCCGGCCGGCGGTCGGGATCGTGCAGGAGCGGACCGCGGGGTGGATCCACTTCTTCGTGTTCTGGGGCTTCACGATCCTCGGCGTCCAGGTGACGACGATGTTCGCGCGCGCCTACGCGCCCGACTTCCACCTGTTCCCGTTCGTTCCGTGGCTGCTGGGCAAGCCCTACGCGCTCGTCCGCGACCTCTTCGAGGTCACCGTCTTCGTCTGCATCCTGGCGCTGTTCGCGCGCTGGCTGATCACGCGTCCGAAGCGCCTCTTCGGCTTCGAGCCCGCCGAGAGCCGGCACGCGCATCACTCCCATTGGGAGGCGTATCTGATCCTCGGCTGCATCGGCATGATCACGAGCGGCGGCCTGGTCTACGACGGCGGCCGCATCGTCATGGAGCACGGCACCGAGGCGGTCGCGGCGACGTACTGGTACGAGCCGTTCTCCTACGCGACCAGCCGTCTCCTGCTGTCGCTCGGCGGCGTCGGCTTCGCCGAGCACGCCAGCAACGTCGCCTGGTGGCTGCACAACCTGGCCGTGCTGGTGATGCTCAACTTCCTGCCGCTGGCCAAGCACTTCCACGTCATCACCTCGCTGCCGAACGTCTTCTTCAAGAAGATGGAGCCGATCGGCCAGCTCTCGAAGCAGGACCTCGAGAACGCGACCACGTTCGGCACCTCGCACATCGACCAGTTCACCTGGAAGCAGGTGCTGGACATGTTCAGCTGCACCGAGTGCGGGCGCTGCTCGTCGCAGTGTCCGGCGACGGCCACCGGCAAGCCGCTCGCGCCGCGCCAGCTGCTGCTGAACCTGCGCGACTACCTCTACGAGAACCAGTCCGAGATCGTGGCCAAGCGCGTCGACGTGACGCCCGGCCCCGACGGCGAGCTGCCCGAGGTCGGTCGCAACCTGATCGCGCCGATCGACGACCCGAACCACGTCATCGCCGACGAGACCCTGTGGGCCTGCAACACCTGCCGCGCCTGCGAGGAGTCGTGCCCGGTGATGATCGAGTACGTCGACAAGATCGTCGACATGCGCCGCCACCTCGTGCAGGAGGAGTCGCGCTTCCCGACCGAGCTGACGCGCGTCTTCAAGTCGATGGAGACGCAGTCGAACCCCTGGGGCATCGGCGCCGAGAAGCGCTTCGACTGGGCCGACGGCCTGGACATCCCGACCATGGCCGAGAAGCCGAACCCCGAGTACCTCTACTACGTCGGCTGCGCGGGCGCCTTCGACGACCGCAACAAGAAGACGACGCAGGCGTTCGCGCGCATCCTCACGAAGGCCGGCGTCGACTTCGCCTGCCTCGGCCCGGAGGAGCCCTGCAACGGCGACTCGGCCCGCCGTCTCGGCAACGAGTATCTGTACCAGGCGATGGCGCAGATGTGCGTCGAGACGTTCAAGGGCTACGAGGTGAAGAAGATCATCGTCAACTGCCCGCACTGCTTCAACACGATCAAGAACGAGCTGCCGCAGTTCGAGGGCCACTACGAGGTGATCCACGCCGCCGAGCTGATCCAGCAGCTGGTCGCGAGCGGCAAGCTGCAGCTGACCGGCGACGGCAACGGCAAGCGCACGACCTACCACGACTCCTGCTACTACGGCCGCTTCAACGACGTGTACGACGAGCCGCGCGAGGTCCTCGAGCGCGCCGGTGCGAAGGTCGAGGAGATCCCGCACAAGCACCACCAGTTCGGCATGTGCTGCGGCGCGGGCGGCGGGCGCATGTGGCTCGAGGAGGACGCCGACAAGCGCGTCAACCTGAAGCGCACCGATCAGGCGCTCGAGAACGATCCCGAGGTGATCGCCGTGTCGTGCCCGTTCTGCATGACGATGCTCTCCGACGGCATCAAGGCGAAGGACCTCGAGGAGAAGGTGCAGACGCTCGACGTGATGGAGATCGTCGAGCGGTCGCTGCGCTGA
- a CDS encoding DUF192 domain-containing protein, giving the protein MQLRVITSVFFLLAACGNGRPAGPTAVIERQGRTPVTVALEVVRTPAELQKGLMWRSELADFTGMLFVFPQEEEHSFWMKNTLIPLDMIFIARDGPTAGRIVGVHANAVPHSTAPVTVGKPSTWVLEVPGGWCAREGVQAGDVVRLEGVAPP; this is encoded by the coding sequence ATGCAACTGCGCGTCATCACGAGCGTCTTTTTTCTGCTCGCCGCGTGCGGCAACGGCCGTCCGGCAGGCCCGACGGCGGTCATCGAGCGCCAGGGACGTACGCCGGTGACGGTCGCCCTCGAGGTCGTCCGCACCCCCGCCGAGCTCCAGAAGGGCCTCATGTGGCGCAGCGAGCTCGCCGACTTCACCGGCATGCTCTTCGTCTTCCCGCAGGAGGAGGAGCATTCGTTCTGGATGAAGAACACGCTCATCCCGCTCGACATGATCTTCATCGCCCGCGACGGACCCACGGCCGGAAGGATCGTCGGCGTGCACGCCAACGCCGTGCCGCATTCGACCGCGCCGGTCACCGTCGGCAAGCCGTCGACGTGGGTGCTCGAGGTGCCGGGCGGCTGGTGCGCGCGCGAAGGCGTGCAGGCCGGCGACGTCGTGCGACTGGAAGGGGTCGCGCCCCCCTGA
- a CDS encoding methylmalonyl-CoA carboxyltransferase, with amino-acid sequence MATNDQLDELARRNAAALAGGGAERVARQHADGKGTARERLGALLDPGSFVETDRFKVHRCTDFGMDEKTIPGDGVVTGYGTIDGRQVFVYAQDFTVFGGSLSGAMAEKICKVMDLAMKAGAPVIGLCDSGGARIQEGVGSLAGYADIFLRNVLASGVVPQLSIIMGPCAGGAVYSPATTDFVFMVRGSGYMFITGPDVIRTVTHEEVSKEELGGADTHNRKSGVAHFATESETDTFALVRELLAFLPSNNLDDPPPGPPGDPPERRDPALATLVPASPSRPYDMRAVIEAVVDHGRLLEVQADYARNVIVGFARLGGRSIGVVANQPAVLAGCLDIDASVKAARFVRFCDCFNLPLVTFVDVPGFLPGTAQEFGGIIRHGAKLLYAYCEATVPKLTVITRKAYGGAYIVMSSKHIRGDVNLTWPTAEIAVMGPEGAVNVVFRGEIDRAADPAAEKDRLVGEYRRTFANPYKAAELGYVDEVIAPEDTRPRLIAALRMLATKRDTNPPKKHGNIPL; translated from the coding sequence ATGGCCACGAACGATCAGCTCGACGAGCTCGCCCGCCGCAACGCCGCGGCCCTCGCCGGCGGCGGCGCCGAGCGGGTCGCCCGCCAGCACGCCGACGGCAAGGGCACGGCGCGCGAGCGGCTGGGCGCCCTCCTCGACCCGGGCAGCTTCGTCGAGACCGACCGCTTCAAGGTGCACCGCTGCACCGACTTCGGGATGGACGAGAAGACCATCCCCGGCGACGGCGTGGTCACCGGCTACGGCACCATCGACGGCCGCCAGGTCTTCGTCTACGCGCAGGACTTCACCGTCTTCGGCGGCAGCCTCTCCGGCGCCATGGCCGAGAAGATCTGCAAGGTCATGGACCTCGCCATGAAGGCCGGCGCGCCGGTGATCGGGCTCTGCGATTCGGGCGGCGCGCGCATCCAGGAGGGCGTCGGCAGCCTCGCCGGCTACGCCGACATCTTCCTGCGCAACGTCCTCGCCTCGGGCGTCGTGCCGCAGCTCTCGATCATCATGGGCCCGTGCGCCGGCGGCGCCGTCTACTCGCCCGCCACCACCGACTTCGTCTTCATGGTGCGGGGCAGCGGCTACATGTTCATCACCGGGCCCGACGTCATCCGCACCGTCACCCACGAGGAGGTCTCGAAGGAGGAGCTGGGCGGCGCCGACACCCACAACCGCAAGAGCGGCGTCGCGCACTTCGCCACCGAGAGCGAGACCGACACGTTCGCGCTGGTGCGCGAGCTGCTCGCGTTCCTGCCGTCCAACAACCTCGACGACCCGCCGCCGGGCCCCCCGGGCGACCCGCCCGAGCGCCGCGATCCGGCGCTCGCGACGCTGGTGCCGGCGAGCCCGAGCCGGCCCTACGACATGCGTGCCGTGATCGAGGCCGTGGTCGACCACGGCCGCCTCCTCGAGGTGCAGGCCGACTACGCCCGCAACGTGATCGTCGGCTTCGCCCGCCTCGGCGGCCGCTCGATCGGCGTCGTCGCCAACCAGCCCGCCGTCCTCGCCGGCTGCCTCGACATCGACGCCTCGGTGAAGGCGGCGCGCTTCGTGCGCTTCTGCGACTGCTTCAACCTGCCGCTCGTCACCTTCGTCGACGTGCCGGGCTTCCTGCCGGGGACGGCGCAGGAGTTCGGCGGCATCATCCGCCACGGCGCGAAGCTGCTCTACGCCTACTGCGAGGCGACGGTCCCGAAGCTCACCGTCATCACCCGCAAGGCCTACGGCGGCGCCTACATCGTGATGTCGTCGAAGCACATCCGCGGCGACGTGAACCTCACCTGGCCGACGGCCGAGATCGCCGTCATGGGGCCCGAGGGCGCCGTCAACGTCGTCTTCCGCGGCGAGATCGATCGCGCTGCCGATCCCGCCGCCGAGAAGGACCGCCTGGTCGGGGAATACCGCCGCACCTTCGCGAACCCCTACAAGGCGGCGGAGCTCGGCTACGTCGACGAGGTGATCGCGCCGGAGGACACGCGCCCGCGCCTGATCGCGGCGCTGCGCATGCTCGCCACCAAGCGCGACACGAATCCGCCCAAGAAGCATGGGAACATCCCGCTCTGA
- a CDS encoding HlyD family efflux transporter periplasmic adaptor subunit has translation MRAHAERSARRRREGPPELRAVMPGKVLAVLVAAGDAVVLGQGIVVIEAMKMENELGAPRSGVVHELEVQVGQAVESGELLAVIA, from the coding sequence GTGCGCGCCCACGCCGAACGGTCCGCGCGACGCCGCCGCGAGGGGCCGCCGGAGCTGCGTGCGGTCATGCCGGGGAAGGTGCTGGCCGTGCTCGTCGCCGCGGGCGACGCCGTCGTCCTCGGCCAGGGCATCGTCGTCATCGAGGCGATGAAGATGGAGAACGAGCTGGGCGCCCCGCGCAGCGGCGTCGTCCACGAGCTCGAGGTGCAGGTGGGCCAGGCCGTCGAGAGCGGCGAGCTCCTCGCCGTGATCGCGTGA